The following proteins are encoded in a genomic region of Pelodictyon phaeoclathratiforme BU-1:
- a CDS encoding aldehyde dehydrogenase family protein, translating into MQKESSFPELAVLRETFESGVTRDLPWRRSQLLALETFLLDREKEIAAAVHDDFRKSEAETFLTETGYLRGEIRFALKHLKSWMKPLRVSIPLIYQPAKGSCYHEPYGVVLIIGAWNYPINLSLAPLVSALAAGNCAVIKPSELAPHSSALIAEGLGRYLDRSAVRVIEGGAEVAKALLAERFGYIFYTGSLAIGREVMLAAAKHLTPLTLELGGKCPCIVEESSDLRVAARRIVWAKFLNGGQTCLAPDYVLVNEKREAELLRYMQEAITDFYGDDPRLSPDYPRIVTMDHFMRVEKLLDGSSVWSGGGCDQAERYIAPTILRGVTPASPVMQSEIFAPLLPVIAYSDLADALEIIRNGKEPLALYLFSSDRAVQERVVRHSRSGGVCINDLLFQAALHNLPFGGLGHSGFGAYHGKAGFDTFSFQRTLMHRSLYPDPDLRYPPYSSTKFGLLKRLVTFFQR; encoded by the coding sequence ATGCAAAAAGAGAGCTCTTTTCCTGAGTTGGCGGTATTGAGAGAGACCTTTGAGAGCGGTGTAACCCGTGACCTTCCGTGGAGGCGTTCTCAGCTTCTTGCACTTGAAACCTTTCTCCTCGATCGTGAAAAGGAGATTGCTGCAGCCGTGCATGATGATTTCAGGAAGTCTGAGGCGGAGACCTTTCTGACCGAGACGGGGTATCTTCGTGGCGAAATCCGCTTCGCACTGAAGCATCTCAAATCATGGATGAAGCCTCTCCGGGTTTCCATTCCGCTCATCTATCAGCCCGCAAAAGGTTCATGTTACCATGAGCCCTATGGAGTCGTGCTTATTATCGGGGCATGGAACTATCCCATCAACCTCTCTCTTGCACCTCTTGTCAGCGCACTTGCTGCCGGTAACTGTGCTGTCATCAAACCATCGGAACTCGCTCCTCACAGTTCAGCACTGATTGCCGAGGGGTTGGGTCGCTATCTTGACCGGAGCGCTGTCAGGGTGATTGAGGGTGGTGCAGAGGTGGCAAAGGCTCTGCTTGCTGAGCGATTCGGGTACATTTTCTATACAGGCAGTCTTGCGATTGGCCGGGAGGTCATGCTTGCCGCAGCGAAGCATTTGACTCCATTGACCCTCGAACTTGGGGGAAAGTGTCCCTGTATTGTTGAAGAGAGCAGTGACCTCAGGGTGGCAGCTCGCAGAATTGTCTGGGCCAAGTTTTTAAACGGAGGGCAAACCTGTCTTGCGCCTGATTATGTTCTGGTAAACGAAAAACGGGAAGCGGAGTTGCTGCGTTACATGCAGGAAGCCATCACCGATTTTTACGGTGATGACCCCCGGTTGAGTCCCGATTATCCCCGTATTGTCACGATGGATCACTTCATGCGGGTTGAAAAACTGCTTGACGGTTCATCAGTCTGGAGTGGAGGAGGGTGCGACCAGGCAGAGCGCTACATTGCCCCCACCATTCTTCGTGGAGTGACGCCAGCCTCTCCCGTTATGCAGTCGGAAATTTTTGCTCCCCTGCTGCCGGTCATTGCCTATTCGGATCTTGCAGATGCGCTTGAAATCATCCGCAATGGAAAGGAGCCGCTTGCACTCTATCTGTTCTCTTCCGATCGTGCTGTACAGGAACGGGTCGTGCGCCACTCCCGTTCAGGCGGAGTCTGTATCAACGACCTCCTCTTCCAGGCGGCGCTTCATAACCTTCCTTTCGGCGGGCTTGGCCACAGTGGATTTGGGGCCTATCATGGCAAGGCGGGGTTTGATACCTTTTCCTTTCAGCGCACGCTCATGCACCGCTCGCTCTATCCCGATCCCGATTTGCGTTACCCTCCGTACAGCAGTACAAAATTCGGACTCCTTAAACGCCTTGTTACCTTTTTCCAGAGATGA
- a CDS encoding TerC family protein — protein sequence MEWITQPEAWIALATLTALEIVLGIDNIIFISIIVGRLPEQQRSKGRIIGLGLAMLTRIALLLSITWVMSLTTGLFTLLDHHVSGRDLILIGGGLFLLAKSTQEIHQSLEGSEEEKKGSSNGSFILTMLQIAIIDVVFSLDSVITAVGLAKNIEVMIIAIMISIGIMMVASKSISDFVDEHPTIKMLALSFLILVGVTLLAEGAGFEIPKGYIYFSMAFSISVEMLNIRLRKKAPKPVRLHPTMNIDGDGA from the coding sequence ATGGAATGGATCACGCAGCCGGAAGCCTGGATTGCCCTGGCGACATTAACGGCTCTGGAAATTGTACTCGGCATCGACAATATTATTTTTATTTCAATTATCGTCGGTCGGCTCCCGGAACAGCAGCGAAGCAAAGGCAGAATTATCGGACTTGGGCTCGCCATGCTGACCAGAATTGCCCTTCTGCTCTCCATTACCTGGGTTATGAGCCTGACAACAGGCCTTTTCACCCTGCTTGATCACCATGTTTCAGGACGCGACCTGATCCTGATTGGCGGAGGACTCTTTCTGCTTGCAAAAAGCACACAGGAGATTCACCAGAGTCTTGAGGGCTCGGAAGAGGAAAAAAAAGGCAGTTCCAATGGAAGCTTCATCCTTACCATGTTGCAGATTGCCATTATCGACGTTGTCTTTTCGCTTGACTCGGTCATCACAGCCGTTGGACTGGCAAAAAATATCGAGGTGATGATCATCGCCATCATGATCTCGATCGGCATCATGATGGTTGCCTCAAAATCGATCAGCGATTTTGTTGATGAGCATCCAACCATCAAGATGCTTGCCCTGAGCTTTCTCATTCTTGTCGGCGTCACCCTGCTGGCCGAAGGGGCCGGTTTTGAGATTCCAAAGGGATACATCTATTTTTCCATGGCTTTTTCCATCTCGGTTGAAATGCTCAATATCCGACTGCGCAAAAAAGCTCCGAAGCCAGTCCGTCTGCATCCAACCATGAATATTGACGGAGATGGCGCCTGA
- a CDS encoding universal stress protein, with product MSAGAELARLFHADLVGIFVEDINLLRMAELPCSHENSAEPENIEQVQLERSLKRQAREAESTLQRIAGELMVEHSFRVCRGLVPAEVILAAHEADLLLLGRKGRSPSCRKGLGSTARKALAEGKRPLLFMRTGFTAKEWPLLVLYDGSKGAQQALGAALDLAQPGIMLNVLILGETPEEAQMMEHELSSSMMVPDTDLAYYHLPLHDEKTLAQYIRMADSGLHVLSDRMRLPTETVHNLINEIDSPVLLV from the coding sequence CTGTCAGCCGGAGCCGAACTGGCCCGGCTGTTCCATGCTGATCTGGTTGGCATTTTTGTTGAAGATATCAATCTGCTGCGGATGGCAGAACTGCCCTGCAGCCATGAAAACAGCGCCGAACCTGAAAATATTGAGCAGGTGCAGCTTGAACGCTCACTGAAACGACAGGCAAGAGAGGCTGAAAGCACCTTACAGCGCATTGCCGGAGAGCTCATGGTAGAGCACTCGTTCAGGGTATGCCGGGGATTGGTGCCCGCAGAGGTGATTCTCGCTGCACATGAAGCCGACCTCCTTCTCCTCGGTCGCAAAGGCCGGTCACCCTCCTGCCGCAAAGGACTCGGCTCAACAGCAAGAAAGGCTCTTGCTGAAGGAAAACGGCCGCTCCTCTTCATGCGTACCGGTTTTACTGCAAAAGAGTGGCCACTTCTGGTACTCTATGATGGCTCCAAAGGAGCACAACAGGCTCTCGGCGCCGCCCTCGACCTCGCACAACCGGGCATCATGCTCAATGTGCTGATCCTTGGAGAAACCCCGGAAGAGGCGCAGATGATGGAGCATGAACTTTCCTCCAGCATGATGGTTCCTGATACCGATCTTGCATACTATCACCTCCCTCTCCATGACGAAAAAACGCTGGCCCAGTATATCCGCATGGCCGATTCAGGCCTGCATGTCCTGAGCGACCGGATGCGCCTGCCGACAGAAACCGTGCACAACCTCATCAATGAGATTGATTCTCCTGTGCTGCTGGTGTAG
- a CDS encoding TrmH family RNA methyltransferase yields MKPVATTPLSKAKLQKYVKLHQKKFRDQERLFLAEGLRTVRELCLNLPSEEMLVALLVREGEAEVARFAQPWKGKLFSIGEKECAQLSETATSQGIFGVFRQQRPVEPAAEAVSATSDKSLIVALDDVQDPGNVGTILRTAVWFGADALICSTGTADRYNAKAVRSCAGSIYAIRHYGVDRLERELLWFKKQGYSITSSSLEGKDFREFSSWPAKQVLVIGNEANGISEPVKALADRLVRIPHSGRSVRVESLNAAVSAAILMERLVLS; encoded by the coding sequence ATGAAACCCGTTGCAACCACGCCCTTAAGCAAAGCGAAGCTTCAGAAGTACGTTAAACTTCATCAGAAAAAGTTCAGGGATCAGGAGCGCCTCTTTCTTGCCGAAGGGCTCCGTACGGTCAGGGAGCTCTGCCTCAACCTGCCAAGTGAGGAGATGCTTGTCGCTCTGCTTGTCAGGGAGGGAGAAGCGGAGGTCGCCCGTTTTGCTCAACCCTGGAAGGGAAAGCTCTTTTCCATAGGCGAAAAAGAGTGCGCCCAGCTTTCCGAAACCGCAACGTCGCAGGGGATTTTCGGTGTTTTCCGTCAGCAGCGTCCGGTTGAGCCTGCTGCAGAAGCGGTTTCTGCAACGTCCGACAAATCACTCATCGTTGCGCTTGATGATGTTCAGGATCCGGGCAATGTAGGTACCATTCTCAGAACAGCGGTCTGGTTCGGAGCTGATGCCCTCATTTGCAGCACCGGAACAGCCGACCGCTATAACGCCAAGGCAGTCCGCTCTTGTGCCGGAAGCATCTATGCCATCCGCCATTATGGTGTTGATCGACTTGAGCGTGAACTCCTCTGGTTTAAGAAACAGGGCTATTCCATTACCTCTTCATCCCTTGAAGGAAAGGATTTTCGTGAGTTCAGCTCCTGGCCCGCAAAACAGGTGCTCGTGATCGGCAACGAAGCCAACGGCATCAGTGAACCCGTAAAAGCGCTGGCCGATCGGCTGGTGCGCATACCCCACAGCGGCAGAAGCGTGCGGGTTGAATCGCTCAACGCCGCAGTCTCCGCCGCCATCCTTATGGAGCGTCTGGTGCTTTCATGA
- a CDS encoding class I SAM-dependent methyltransferase, with the protein MTYSGDGFLHKYFLGNSAKRLHKWLHYFDIYERHFSRFRGKAPVMIEIGVFGGGSLAMWKEYFGKEAKIIGIDIDPECKVHESDGVEIFIGSQDDPALIQQIFNKYPWVDIVLDDGSHMMHHMVSSFELMYDRVQPNGIYMVEDTHTCYWPEYGGGLELPNTFIEYAKHKMDELNAVHSREILPVSTFTKSTDCIACYDSVVVFERRPQGMRQAIITNPMS; encoded by the coding sequence ATGACTTATTCCGGAGATGGCTTCCTGCACAAGTATTTCCTTGGTAATTCAGCGAAGCGATTGCATAAATGGCTTCACTATTTCGATATTTATGAGCGGCATTTCTCAAGATTCAGAGGCAAGGCGCCCGTCATGATTGAAATCGGCGTTTTTGGTGGCGGATCGCTCGCAATGTGGAAAGAGTACTTTGGCAAGGAGGCAAAGATCATCGGTATTGACATTGATCCGGAATGCAAGGTACATGAATCGGATGGAGTCGAAATATTTATAGGCAGCCAGGATGATCCCGCCCTGATCCAGCAGATATTCAATAAGTACCCCTGGGTTGACATTGTTCTTGATGACGGAAGTCACATGATGCATCATATGGTCTCCTCATTCGAGTTGATGTACGATAGGGTGCAACCTAACGGAATCTATATGGTGGAGGATACCCACACCTGCTATTGGCCTGAATATGGCGGTGGATTAGAGCTTCCGAACACCTTTATCGAATATGCAAAGCATAAAATGGACGAGCTGAACGCTGTTCATTCGAGAGAGATTCTTCCGGTTTCAACATTTACCAAATCTACGGATTGCATTGCCTGTTACGACAGTGTGGTTGTTTTCGAGCGGCGCCCACAGGGAATGCGACAAGCGATTATTACCAATCCAATGAGTTGA